AATTTGTTCTTGCAGTTGGACTTCATATAATAAACCTTGGTTTAAATAGTCTTCGGAGAACTCCCTCGTAACACAGGCTATTCCTAAGTTGATTCTAGCAAATTCCAATAATAAATCATGTGAGCCTAATTCAAACTCAGGTGATATTTTGACCCCTTTAGAGATCATATAATTTTCTACATAGCTCCTTGAATTTGATTCTGATTCAAGGAGGATCAAGGGCAGTTTCATCATCTCCTCGAATTTTAATGTGTGTGAAAGGATCGGTTTATATTTTTCTCCACATACAAAAATATCATGGATATCAAAGCAAGGTCTTAGTTCTAATTTCGGATCTTCGAGTGGAAAATTGCAAATGCCAATATCAACTTCACCTGATTTTAAAATGGAACAAATATTTGATGTTGTACCGTTGACAATTTTAAACTTAATATTAGGGTATTTATTACGGAAGTCCTCCAAATATGGAAGGAGGAAATGTCGAGAAATCGTATCTCCTACCCCAATCGCTAATTCTCCCGCTGTTAAATTTCTAAACTCCAAAATTTTCTTTTCCCCGGTATCGATTAAATTAATGGCCGAATTCACATAATCAAATAGTAGACTTCCTTCAATTGTTAAGCTAACTCCTTTAGGCGTTCTATTAAATAATCGAGTATCAAGTTCCCTTTCTAACTGCATGATCGCTTGACTGACAGCTGGTTGTGTCATATAAAGGGATTTTGCGGCTTTAGAAAAGCTTTCTTTTTTCCCTACCTTCCAAAATATTTTATATAAATCTAGTTTGCTTACCATATAAGCACTCCTTATAGGTATTATAGGATATAGTCATTTCACTTATATCACTAAAATAGGGTATAGTACAAGTAGGTAATTTTTTACCATTAACTGCATTTAAGGAGCGATCATTTTGGAAAGAGTAGTTGGGACAGTTGCCCGTGGCTTACGTTGCCCGATCATTAATAAAGGCGATCACATCGAAAAAATTGTTGTAGAAAGTGTATTAAAAGCTGCAGAAGTAGAAGGTTTTCAAATAAATGATAAAGATATTGTTTCCATCACGGAATCAATTGTTGCACGTGCACAAGGAAATTATGCATCTATTGATCAAATTGCCAAAGACGTGAAGGCTAAGTTTGGAAATGATACGGTTGGTGTGATATTCCCAATCTTAAGTCGCAACCGTTTTGCTACTTGCTTACGTGGGATTGCAAAAGGAACGAAGAAAATTGTGTTAATGTTAAGTTATCCGTCTGATGAAGTTGGAAATCATTTAGTTGATATCGATTCATTGGATGATAAAGGGGTAAATCCTTGGACAGATGTTTTAACAGAAGAGGAGTTCCGAGAGCATTTCGGTTATAATAAACATACATTTACTGGTGTTGATTATATAAGTTACTATAAATCAATCATTAAGGAATATGGAGTGGAATGTGAAGTCATCTTCAGTAACAATCCAAAAACGATCTTGGATTATACAAAAAGTGTTTTGACTTGTGATATTCACTCAAGATTCAGAACGATGAAGATTTTAACCTCTAATGGTGCGGAAAAAGTTTATAGCTTAGATGATATTCTATCAGAGCCTGTTGATGGCAGTGGATATAATGAAGAATACGGTCTTCTCGGGTCCAATAAGTCAACAGAGGATAGCGTGAAACTTTTCCCACGTCATTGCCAGCCGATTGTTGAAAATATCCAGAATATCCTTAA
This Oikeobacillus pervagus DNA region includes the following protein-coding sequences:
- a CDS encoding LysR family transcriptional regulator; its protein translation is MVSKLDLYKIFWKVGKKESFSKAAKSLYMTQPAVSQAIMQLERELDTRLFNRTPKGVSLTIEGSLLFDYVNSAINLIDTGEKKILEFRNLTAGELAIGVGDTISRHFLLPYLEDFRNKYPNIKFKIVNGTTSNICSILKSGEVDIGICNFPLEDPKLELRPCFDIHDIFVCGEKYKPILSHTLKFEEMMKLPLILLESESNSRSYVENYMISKGVKISPEFELGSHDLLLEFARINLGIACVTREFSEDYLNQGLLYEVQLQEQIPKRSIGVCFLKSVPLSPASTRFVEMLTAST
- a CDS encoding coenzyme F420-0:L-glutamate ligase codes for the protein MERVVGTVARGLRCPIINKGDHIEKIVVESVLKAAEVEGFQINDKDIVSITESIVARAQGNYASIDQIAKDVKAKFGNDTVGVIFPILSRNRFATCLRGIAKGTKKIVLMLSYPSDEVGNHLVDIDSLDDKGVNPWTDVLTEEEFREHFGYNKHTFTGVDYISYYKSIIKEYGVECEVIFSNNPKTILDYTKSVLTCDIHSRFRTMKILTSNGAEKVYSLDDILSEPVDGSGYNEEYGLLGSNKSTEDSVKLFPRHCQPIVENIQNILKEKTGKTVEVMVYGDGAFKDPVGKIWELADPVVSPAYTSGLNGTPNEIKLKYLADNNFAHLRGEELKQAISEYIHNKDEDLVGAMESQGTTPRKLTDLIGSLSDLTSGSGDKGTPIVYIQGYFDNYTE